In Candidatus Hydrogenedentota bacterium, the following proteins share a genomic window:
- a CDS encoding beta-propeller domain-containing protein, whose protein sequence is MKRLMILLLAGVAITSLTGCPWWQRPVVPNPPVVNPQSPSFFSATVNNWYRNGLEDVVAAPGTDGSGAEDETPREVVEPDVIRRDGNLLYVLNQYRGLTIVDLESQTVLGNAPTSGYPRDLYLRGGRAYVLVGYAVEVTENDGLLECAMGARIYAVDVSDPANPAVEGSINLEGDFIDSRLVGDALYAVCASFTYSWSEGGDGVAVAEVVKEQTSDSWVTSVDLANPADLEPVETVRFDGYGGLIQASNTAIFVAASNWETGSTEIRYVDISDPRGHMAVRGAVTVAGQMADRYKMDAWNGTLRVVTNTWWPNRETHVTTVDLSNPDELAILGETRLENASGETTFATRFDGPRAYIVTYLQVDPLFVVDLSDPANPVVAGELKVPGWSTHIEPRGDRLIALGVDDTDGGRRVSVSLFDVADPAAPGLIERVSFGDGWSWSSAYGDVKAFTVLEDMLVVPFSGWSESGGYERLQFIGWSPDNLDAFGYVDVQGSVLRSLAYGAHYFGVTTEEVSVIDASAPASPVVVNRIPLAEYVADYQPLAPGLGVEVLQKWQDSSLSVRTNQNGAPLSEAVFVTKNSLSKTFAVPNGLVLVATGYDESNGWRGYYEVFRVDCADSAAPVVAWKLKVDIQPWWGGWWWGGWDVMPMVDAAPGMRMPYYYPWYGGQDDAVQMTENWLGLRGSSEAYPENVGTETPTQGLAVVNVETGELSGVAGLGYPEVTSVLADGGRFWVTTRYTARPDIRGRARSACYLQGLDPATLEMGLAANVPGTLLMRDAATGAWLFEDTQYTDGWNWARQLNTLSWDGAGGVVRHLSRLAVPESAGTLLARDGAVYYPVYGEFNGVGSIMIGADGKLAAGQPLSVTNGWLRLLDARGDRLYLSVCGAAVVRCDFGDDAPVLAGVTPVAGDPLGLRFGLDGVYAPLGYAGLAVMPL, encoded by the coding sequence ATGAAACGGCTGATGATTCTCCTGCTGGCGGGTGTGGCCATCACCTCTCTCACAGGGTGTCCCTGGTGGCAACGGCCCGTTGTCCCGAACCCGCCCGTCGTGAACCCCCAATCCCCCTCATTTTTCTCCGCGACGGTGAACAACTGGTACCGTAACGGGCTTGAAGACGTGGTGGCCGCACCCGGCACGGACGGTTCCGGAGCGGAGGATGAGACCCCCCGCGAGGTGGTGGAACCCGATGTCATTCGCCGGGACGGCAATCTCCTGTACGTGCTCAACCAGTACCGGGGTCTCACCATTGTGGACCTGGAATCCCAGACGGTGCTGGGGAACGCGCCGACCTCGGGCTATCCCCGCGACCTGTATCTACGGGGAGGGCGGGCCTATGTGCTGGTGGGCTACGCCGTGGAGGTGACGGAGAATGACGGCCTGCTCGAATGCGCCATGGGCGCCCGCATTTACGCCGTGGATGTTTCCGACCCGGCGAATCCCGCCGTCGAGGGAAGCATTAACCTTGAGGGTGACTTCATTGACAGCAGGCTGGTGGGGGACGCCCTGTACGCCGTGTGTGCCAGTTTCACCTACTCCTGGTCGGAGGGCGGGGACGGCGTGGCCGTCGCCGAGGTGGTCAAGGAGCAGACTTCCGACTCCTGGGTGACCAGTGTGGACTTGGCCAATCCCGCTGATTTGGAGCCTGTCGAGACAGTCCGCTTTGACGGATACGGCGGCCTGATTCAGGCCAGCAACACCGCCATTTTTGTGGCCGCCTCCAACTGGGAGACAGGCAGCACGGAAATCCGGTATGTGGACATCAGCGACCCGCGCGGGCACATGGCCGTGCGCGGTGCCGTGACCGTGGCCGGCCAGATGGCCGACCGCTACAAGATGGATGCCTGGAACGGCACGCTCCGGGTGGTGACCAACACCTGGTGGCCAAACCGGGAGACCCATGTCACCACGGTGGACTTGTCGAACCCGGATGAACTGGCCATTCTCGGCGAGACCCGCCTGGAGAACGCCTCCGGCGAGACCACCTTCGCCACCCGCTTCGACGGACCGCGCGCCTACATCGTCACCTATTTGCAGGTGGACCCGCTTTTCGTGGTGGACCTGTCTGATCCGGCCAACCCGGTGGTGGCGGGCGAATTGAAGGTGCCCGGCTGGTCCACGCACATTGAGCCGCGCGGCGACCGCCTGATCGCTCTGGGCGTGGACGACACCGACGGCGGCCGCCGGGTGAGTGTCAGCCTCTTCGATGTGGCTGATCCCGCCGCGCCGGGCCTGATTGAGCGTGTCTCCTTCGGCGACGGCTGGTCCTGGTCCAGCGCCTACGGCGACGTGAAGGCCTTCACGGTGCTGGAGGACATGCTGGTGGTGCCCTTCAGCGGATGGAGCGAAAGCGGTGGCTACGAACGGCTCCAGTTCATTGGATGGAGCCCGGACAACCTGGACGCCTTCGGCTATGTGGATGTCCAGGGCAGCGTCCTGCGGTCACTGGCCTACGGCGCGCACTACTTTGGCGTGACCACCGAGGAGGTCTCCGTCATTGACGCCTCCGCCCCGGCGTCCCCGGTGGTGGTGAACCGCATCCCTCTGGCGGAGTATGTGGCCGACTATCAGCCCCTGGCTCCCGGCTTGGGCGTCGAGGTGCTGCAGAAGTGGCAGGACAGCAGCCTGTCCGTGCGGACGAACCAGAACGGCGCGCCCCTTTCCGAGGCGGTCTTTGTCACCAAAAACAGCCTCAGCAAGACCTTCGCCGTGCCGAACGGACTGGTGCTGGTGGCCACCGGCTATGACGAGTCCAACGGCTGGCGCGGGTACTACGAGGTTTTCCGCGTGGACTGCGCCGATTCCGCCGCGCCGGTGGTGGCCTGGAAACTGAAGGTGGACATTCAGCCCTGGTGGGGCGGATGGTGGTGGGGCGGATGGGATGTCATGCCCATGGTGGACGCCGCCCCCGGCATGCGCATGCCCTATTATTACCCCTGGTACGGCGGACAGGATGACGCGGTCCAGATGACCGAAAACTGGCTTGGCCTGCGCGGCAGTTCGGAGGCCTATCCCGAAAACGTGGGCACCGAAACGCCCACCCAGGGATTGGCCGTGGTGAATGTGGAAACGGGTGAGCTGTCCGGCGTGGCCGGGCTGGGCTATCCCGAGGTCACCTCGGTGCTTGCGGACGGCGGACGCTTCTGGGTCACCACCCGCTACACCGCCCGGCCGGACATCCGGGGGCGGGCCCGCAGCGCATGCTATCTGCAGGGGCTCGACCCCGCAACGCTTGAGATGGGGCTTGCGGCGAATGTGCCCGGCACGCTCCTGATGCGCGACGCCGCCACCGGCGCGTGGCTTTTTGAGGACACCCAGTACACCGACGGATGGAACTGGGCGCGGCAGTTGAACACTCTCTCCTGGGACGGCGCCGGTGGCGTGGTCAGGCATCTGTCCCGTCTGGCGGTGCCGGAGAGTGCGGGCACGCTGCTGGCCCGCGACGGCGCGGTGTACTACCCCGTGTACGGTGAGTTTAACGGTGTCGGCTCAATCATGATTGGCGCCGACGGCAAGCTGGCCGCCGGTCAGCCGCTCTCCGTGACAAACGGCTGGCTGCGCCTGCTTGACGCGCGCGGCGACCGGCTGTACCTGTCGGTTTGCGGCGCGGCGGTGGTCCGCTGCGATTTCGGGGACGACGCGCCCGTACTGGCCGGGGTGACCCCCGTGGCGGGCGACCCCCTTGGGTTGCGCTTTGGTCTGGACGGTGTCTACGCGCCCCTGGGCTATGCCGGACTCGCCGTGATGCCCCTGTAA
- a CDS encoding DUF1559 domain-containing protein, whose amino-acid sequence MFLKRHAKGFTLIELLVVIAIIGILAAILLPALARAREAARRSSCTNNLKQFGLSFKMYSGEAKGYFPPMQHQPYCGGASECLGVLMMPLCPAMYPEYISDPKIYVCPSSATHKVEDMYYDKKVGGESVLGFRGVEGDRSYNDWWQGMFSYMYFGFLYDRLDEIPANIEDANASGVLSMLQTISPGLEIPPNPTVPKQFVYHWMKILLAPGVNFGKMPFNTRGPASFLDKDTTDVRSIATQEPVGNAGGTTVYRLREGIERFLITDINNPGATAQAQSSIYIMGDYLATNVTKFNHVPGGSNVLFMDGHVEFMRYPGTKAPVTKSIALAAGAL is encoded by the coding sequence ATGTTCTTAAAACGTCATGCGAAAGGGTTTACACTCATCGAACTGCTGGTGGTGATTGCCATCATCGGCATACTGGCCGCCATCCTGCTGCCGGCGCTGGCCCGCGCGCGGGAGGCGGCGCGACGTTCGAGCTGCACCAACAACCTGAAACAGTTCGGCCTGTCCTTCAAAATGTACTCAGGGGAGGCCAAGGGCTACTTCCCTCCCATGCAGCATCAGCCCTATTGCGGCGGCGCCTCGGAATGCCTGGGCGTGCTGATGATGCCGCTCTGCCCCGCCATGTACCCCGAGTACATTTCCGACCCGAAAATCTATGTGTGCCCCTCCTCGGCCACCCATAAAGTCGAGGACATGTACTACGACAAGAAAGTCGGCGGCGAGTCCGTGCTGGGGTTCCGGGGCGTCGAGGGCGACCGTTCTTACAACGACTGGTGGCAGGGCATGTTCTCATACATGTACTTTGGCTTCCTTTATGACCGCTTGGACGAAATTCCGGCGAACATCGAGGATGCAAATGCCTCCGGGGTGCTGAGCATGTTGCAAACCATCAGCCCGGGCCTTGAGATTCCGCCCAATCCCACCGTGCCCAAGCAGTTCGTGTATCACTGGATGAAAATCCTGCTGGCCCCCGGCGTTAATTTTGGGAAAATGCCCTTCAACACCCGCGGTCCCGCGAGTTTCCTGGACAAGGACACGACGGATGTGCGGAGTATAGCCACCCAGGAACCCGTGGGGAACGCGGGCGGCACCACCGTTTACCGTCTGCGCGAGGGCATTGAACGGTTCCTCATCACCGACATCAACAACCCCGGCGCCACTGCCCAGGCCCAGAGTAGCATCTATATCATGGGCGACTATCTCGCCACCAACGTGACCAAGTTCAACCATGTGCCCGGCGGCAGCAATGTGCTGTTCATGGACGGCCATGTCGAGTTCATGCGGTATCCGGGAACCAAGGCGCCGGTGACCAAGTCCATCGCTCTGGCGGCGGGTGCCCTGTAA
- a CDS encoding alkaline phosphatase family protein, whose product MSPKSKLSRRDFLRRTAAGAGVFAIGGGARKACAQTKGRVVILGFDGAEPRIIEEMLGRGELPNLAKLRDQGGFYDLASSIPPQSPVAWNSFATCKNPGGHNIFDFIRRNPKGSTGPLPYVGTGKLDPVQLGPDGSVAAPPKGLNYRKGRPFWSVADEQGLRAKILNVPFVFPPDPLKHGVMVCALGVPDLRGTSSTYHSLSDRFTDAQAREGLSGGQRMRLQFDGTDSAELPLPGPRDTRRRFGQPGDYTTTTLRISVDRKAGKGTATSNGKSVELVQGQWSEWLELHYKMSDQYSVNGLTRFFPLEIGETVRLYTACVQFDPRAPYSPITYPTEFSAELAERYGLYKTVGWAYDTHALRQGDLDEDAFLQDVERTMAWRERLTLDELDRGNFDVLASAWTATDRVGHMFWRFRDEKHPLYEAGAPERWAKALEMTYQRADAATGRVMEKLQPEDTLMVMSDHGFGTWRTGFNVNAWLRDNGYLAVSDPTKAAEGFLQGINWSRSRAYSVGLSSLYLNLRGRETGGIVDAADVERLTAELRGKLLEVKDPATGAKVFADLHPGAGFKGEAMDEAPDMVLGYAAAYQSDKACAKGGVAAAMFESNADKWSGEHASTEYTLCPGMLFSSRKLAKETPHIQDLGVTALRLLGADVPADFEGDMVV is encoded by the coding sequence ATGTCCCCAAAATCAAAGTTGTCCCGCCGGGATTTCCTGCGCCGCACAGCGGCGGGTGCGGGTGTGTTTGCCATCGGCGGCGGCGCCCGCAAAGCCTGCGCCCAGACAAAAGGCCGGGTGGTCATTCTCGGCTTTGACGGGGCCGAGCCGCGCATCATCGAAGAGATGCTGGGACGCGGGGAGCTCCCCAACCTGGCGAAGCTGCGCGACCAGGGCGGCTTTTACGACTTGGCCTCCTCGATTCCGCCCCAGTCGCCCGTGGCGTGGAACTCCTTTGCCACCTGCAAGAACCCGGGCGGCCACAACATTTTTGACTTCATCCGGCGCAACCCAAAAGGCAGCACGGGGCCGCTGCCCTATGTGGGCACGGGCAAGCTGGACCCCGTCCAACTGGGACCGGACGGTTCGGTGGCCGCGCCCCCCAAGGGGTTGAACTATCGCAAGGGCCGGCCGTTCTGGTCCGTGGCGGATGAGCAGGGACTGCGCGCGAAAATCCTGAATGTGCCGTTTGTGTTCCCCCCGGACCCGTTGAAGCACGGCGTCATGGTCTGCGCCCTTGGAGTGCCGGATTTGCGCGGCACCTCCAGCACCTACCACTCGCTCTCCGACAGGTTCACGGACGCCCAGGCACGGGAGGGACTTTCCGGCGGCCAGCGCATGCGCCTTCAATTCGACGGGACGGACTCGGCGGAGCTTCCCCTGCCCGGACCGCGCGACACCCGTCGGCGTTTCGGCCAGCCGGGCGACTACACCACCACCACCCTCCGCATCTCCGTGGACCGCAAGGCGGGCAAGGGGACAGCCACTTCGAACGGGAAATCGGTGGAACTGGTCCAAGGCCAGTGGTCGGAATGGCTGGAACTCCACTACAAGATGTCGGACCAGTATTCGGTGAACGGACTGACCCGTTTCTTCCCGCTGGAAATCGGGGAAACAGTCCGTCTGTACACCGCCTGCGTCCAGTTTGACCCGCGCGCCCCGTACAGCCCCATCACATACCCGACCGAGTTCTCGGCGGAACTGGCCGAGCGTTACGGCCTCTATAAGACCGTGGGCTGGGCCTATGACACCCATGCCCTGCGGCAGGGCGACCTCGACGAGGACGCGTTCCTTCAGGATGTGGAACGGACCATGGCCTGGCGCGAGCGCCTGACCCTTGACGAACTGGACCGGGGCAATTTTGATGTGCTTGCCAGCGCGTGGACGGCCACGGACCGGGTCGGGCACATGTTCTGGCGGTTCCGCGACGAGAAACACCCCCTGTATGAGGCGGGCGCGCCGGAGCGCTGGGCGAAAGCGCTGGAGATGACCTACCAGCGCGCGGACGCCGCCACGGGCCGGGTCATGGAGAAACTTCAGCCGGAGGACACACTGATGGTGATGTCCGACCACGGCTTTGGCACCTGGCGCACGGGTTTCAATGTGAACGCCTGGCTGCGTGACAACGGCTATCTGGCTGTTTCAGACCCAACCAAGGCGGCCGAGGGTTTCCTCCAGGGAATAAACTGGTCCAGGAGCCGGGCTTACTCGGTGGGGCTGAGTTCGCTGTACCTGAACCTGCGCGGGCGCGAGACGGGCGGCATCGTGGACGCCGCCGATGTGGAGCGGCTGACGGCGGAGTTGCGCGGGAAACTCCTCGAGGTGAAGGACCCCGCCACGGGCGCGAAGGTTTTCGCGGACCTGCACCCCGGCGCCGGATTCAAGGGGGAGGCGATGGACGAGGCGCCGGACATGGTGCTGGGCTATGCGGCGGCCTACCAGAGCGACAAGGCCTGCGCCAAAGGCGGGGTCGCCGCGGCTATGTTTGAATCAAACGCCGACAAGTGGAGCGGGGAGCACGCGTCCACGGAGTACACCCTCTGCCCCGGCATGCTCTTTAGCAGCCGGAAGCTCGCCAAGGAAACGCCGCACATCCAAGACTTGGGCGTCACGGCCCTGCGGCTCCTCGGCGCGGACGTTCCCGCCGACTTCGAAGGCGACATGGTGGTCTGA
- a CDS encoding class II aldolase/adducin family protein: protein MTDKEARAAVCEAGRRLYAKNLVAATDGNISVRLGRDRYICTPSGVSKGFMTPEMLVVADGKGNKIRGGGKVTSEFFTHLAAYEERPDIGAVVHAHPAYATALTLAGISMTDAVVPEVIMTLCAIPTTAYATPGCAEGADVVRPWIRDYDAILLDRHGAVTVGKTVFEAYLKMEKLEHTAQVLYAAHCLGRVRTLHTDMVEKLMACYSGGVSPTPPYPFPLRTKQQGL, encoded by the coding sequence ATGACTGACAAAGAGGCCCGCGCGGCCGTTTGCGAGGCGGGCCGCAGGCTTTATGCGAAGAATCTTGTCGCCGCCACGGACGGCAACATCAGCGTCCGGCTGGGCCGGGACCGCTACATTTGCACGCCGAGCGGGGTGTCCAAGGGGTTCATGACCCCGGAGATGCTGGTTGTCGCCGACGGCAAAGGCAACAAAATCCGTGGCGGTGGAAAAGTCACCTCGGAGTTCTTCACCCATCTGGCGGCCTACGAGGAGCGGCCCGACATCGGCGCGGTGGTCCACGCCCATCCGGCCTATGCCACAGCGCTGACCCTGGCGGGGATAAGCATGACCGACGCGGTGGTGCCCGAAGTCATCATGACCCTGTGCGCCATCCCCACCACGGCCTATGCCACCCCGGGCTGCGCCGAGGGCGCGGATGTCGTCCGCCCCTGGATACGGGACTATGACGCCATCCTGCTCGATCGCCACGGCGCGGTCACGGTGGGCAAAACCGTTTTCGAGGCCTACCTGAAAATGGAAAAACTGGAGCACACCGCCCAGGTGCTGTACGCCGCGCATTGCCTGGGGCGGGTGCGCACCCTGCACACGGACATGGTCGAGAAGCTCATGGCCTGCTATTCCGGCGGCGTCTCCCCCACTCCGCCCTACCCCTTCCCGCTCAGGACAAAACAGCAGGGACTGTGA
- a CDS encoding branched-chain amino acid transaminase, which produces MAIMNPGPIAYFEGKYVPSEEAKISVMTHAFNYGTGLFEGIRGYYNAEEDKVLVFRLQEHVDRMVRNMRILCMEIPETPDDIAEICCELIRRSGFREDVYVRPIVYKSELSLGPTVKGVESRFCCYIIKLGDYCDTQAGLDVAVSSWRRLSDNAIPSRVKSTGSYINSSLASTEAKQAGFHEAIFLRENGTVAEGSAMNIFMILNGALITTPPNCDILVGITRNTVMEIARDLLGIPVIERDIARTELYVCDELFFCGTGAQVAPVRSVDRRLVGSGEPGPLTRKLQEAYFAIVQGRDPRYRHWCTPA; this is translated from the coding sequence ATGGCTATTATGAATCCGGGACCCATCGCCTATTTCGAGGGGAAATATGTCCCCTCGGAGGAGGCCAAAATCAGCGTGATGACCCATGCGTTCAACTACGGAACGGGCCTCTTCGAGGGCATCCGGGGGTACTATAACGCCGAAGAGGACAAGGTGCTCGTGTTCCGGCTTCAGGAGCATGTGGACCGCATGGTCAGAAACATGCGCATCCTCTGCATGGAGATTCCTGAAACCCCCGATGACATCGCGGAAATCTGCTGTGAGCTGATCCGGCGGAGCGGGTTCAGGGAAGATGTGTACGTCCGCCCCATCGTCTATAAAAGCGAACTCTCCCTCGGTCCCACGGTGAAGGGGGTGGAAAGCCGTTTCTGCTGCTACATCATCAAGCTGGGTGACTACTGCGACACACAGGCGGGTCTCGACGTGGCGGTCTCCTCCTGGCGGCGCCTGTCGGACAACGCCATTCCAAGCCGGGTGAAGTCCACGGGCAGCTACATCAACTCATCCCTCGCCTCTACGGAGGCCAAGCAGGCGGGATTCCATGAGGCCATTTTCCTGCGCGAGAACGGCACTGTGGCCGAGGGCAGCGCCATGAACATTTTCATGATCTTGAACGGCGCGCTCATCACCACGCCGCCCAACTGCGACATCCTGGTCGGCATCACGCGGAACACGGTCATGGAAATCGCCCGCGACCTGCTGGGCATTCCGGTCATCGAGCGGGACATCGCCCGCACGGAACTGTACGTCTGCGACGAGCTTTTCTTCTGCGGCACGGGCGCGCAGGTGGCGCCGGTGCGGTCGGTGGACCGGCGGCTGGTCGGCTCGGGAGAGCCGGGGCCGCTCACGCGAAAACTGCAGGAGGCCTATTTCGCCATCGTCCAGGGGCGCGACCCGCGCTACCGGCACTGGTGCACGCCCGCCTAG
- a CDS encoding rRNA pseudouridine synthase, which yields MEPERLSKVMARMGLCSRREADAFIERGLVFVDGRRVAELGVKVLPGQQITLDPAASARQAERVTILLNKPVGYVSGQPEKGYSPAVALVREENRFEGDRSPIMFSAEHLVGLAPAGRLDIDSRGLLVLTQDGRAARRIIGEDSDIEKEYLVRVGGTVTENVLDRLRHGLELDGKPLLPAKVRILEPGLLQFVLREGKKRQIRRMCVLVGLGVQNLKRVRIGRVRLGTLPEGQWRYLAPGEQF from the coding sequence ATGGAACCTGAACGCCTCTCAAAAGTCATGGCCCGCATGGGCCTTTGTTCCCGCCGCGAGGCCGACGCCTTCATTGAGCGGGGACTGGTCTTTGTGGACGGGAGGCGGGTGGCGGAACTGGGGGTCAAAGTGCTGCCCGGCCAGCAAATCACCCTGGACCCCGCCGCGTCGGCCCGGCAGGCGGAGCGGGTAACGATTCTGCTGAACAAGCCGGTGGGCTATGTGTCGGGCCAGCCGGAAAAGGGCTATTCCCCGGCGGTTGCGCTGGTCCGCGAGGAAAACCGGTTCGAGGGAGACCGGAGTCCCATAATGTTCAGCGCGGAACATCTTGTCGGGCTGGCCCCGGCCGGGCGGCTGGACATTGACTCGCGGGGGCTGCTGGTGCTGACCCAGGACGGGCGCGCCGCGCGGCGCATCATCGGCGAGGATTCGGACATTGAGAAGGAGTATCTGGTCCGGGTTGGCGGGACGGTCACGGAGAATGTGCTGGACAGGCTCCGCCATGGGCTGGAACTGGATGGAAAACCGCTGCTTCCCGCAAAAGTGCGGATACTGGAGCCGGGGCTCCTGCAGTTCGTGCTGCGCGAGGGGAAGAAACGCCAGATACGGCGGATGTGCGTGTTGGTGGGGCTGGGCGTGCAAAACCTGAAACGGGTCCGCATCGGCCGGGTGCGGCTGGGAACCCTGCCGGAGGGGCAGTGGCGTTACCTGGCGCCGGGTGAACAGTTTTAA
- a CDS encoding helix-turn-helix transcriptional regulator has protein sequence MKFERELLKGVAPVAVLRVLSTGAMYGYELGQAIEERSGKILTLGHGTLYPLLYNLEAKGLVKAEWRDGESGRRRRYYTITGKGEKQLAAMTAELEMLQKAMGMVFSADTP, from the coding sequence ATGAAATTCGAACGCGAGCTGCTGAAGGGTGTCGCGCCTGTCGCCGTGCTGCGGGTGTTGTCCACCGGCGCCATGTACGGCTATGAGCTGGGACAGGCGATTGAGGAGCGAAGCGGCAAAATTCTGACGCTGGGCCATGGCACATTGTATCCGCTGCTCTACAATCTGGAGGCCAAGGGCCTCGTGAAGGCTGAATGGCGGGACGGTGAGAGCGGGCGCCGACGCCGCTACTACACCATCACCGGCAAGGGGGAAAAACAGCTTGCCGCCATGACAGCCGAGTTGGAGATGCTGCAGAAGGCCATGGGCATGGTGTTCAGCGCGGACACGCCCTGA